A single region of the candidate division KSB1 bacterium genome encodes:
- the lysS gene encoding lysine--tRNA ligase — protein sequence MEFEPYPYEFDRTHNSKEIINRFAELEDKIVSVCGRIMSLRRMGKASFFHIADMSGRIQIYMKQDGVGENVYGMFRKMDIGDFVGVTGKVGKTKMGEVSVFASGFELLSKSLRPLPIVKEKMEEDEKIVFDKFTNIDLRYRQRYVDLVVNPDARDVFITRTKVIDAMRHFLNSKGFLEVETPILQPIYGGASARPFVTHHNTLDVDLYLRISNELYLKRLIVGGFDGVYEIGKTFRNEGMDRFHNPEFTSMELYVAYEDYLYMMDLVEAMITFIAHEATGSTKVQFQGQEVDLSVKWKRIRMLDAIEEKTGFKLSGKDDAEIRAIGKKLHIDVNKFPNKGKIIDEIFGECVEPDLVDPTFVIDFPIEISPLAKRHRENPKLVERFEPYIFGREIGNAFSELNDPIDQRGRFEAQQLLKEQGDDEAQVLDEDYIRALEYGMPPTTGLGIGIDRLVMMLTNSPSIRDVIFFPQMRPEE from the coding sequence ATGGAATTCGAACCGTACCCATACGAATTTGACCGTACTCACAATTCAAAAGAGATCATAAATCGTTTCGCCGAACTCGAAGACAAAATTGTAAGTGTATGTGGGCGGATTATGAGTTTACGGCGTATGGGCAAAGCTAGTTTTTTTCATATCGCGGACATGTCCGGACGTATTCAAATTTATATGAAACAAGATGGGGTTGGAGAGAATGTCTATGGGATGTTCCGGAAAATGGACATTGGTGATTTTGTCGGTGTTACTGGAAAAGTAGGTAAGACAAAAATGGGTGAGGTTTCCGTTTTTGCATCCGGGTTTGAGCTGTTGTCAAAAAGCTTGCGCCCTCTTCCAATCGTCAAAGAAAAAATGGAAGAAGATGAAAAAATTGTATTCGACAAATTTACAAATATAGACTTACGATATCGGCAACGCTATGTGGACCTGGTGGTCAATCCGGATGCAAGAGATGTTTTTATTACTCGCACAAAGGTTATAGATGCAATGAGGCATTTCTTAAATTCGAAAGGATTTTTAGAAGTAGAAACCCCGATTTTGCAGCCCATTTATGGCGGCGCATCGGCTCGCCCATTTGTAACACATCACAACACTTTAGATGTTGACTTGTACTTAAGGATTTCCAACGAGCTTTATTTAAAAAGGCTTATTGTTGGAGGTTTTGATGGCGTTTATGAAATCGGCAAGACATTTAGAAATGAGGGCATGGACCGCTTCCATAACCCGGAATTTACATCCATGGAACTTTATGTGGCCTATGAAGATTATTTATACATGATGGATTTAGTGGAAGCGATGATAACATTTATCGCACATGAAGCCACCGGTAGTACAAAAGTTCAGTTTCAAGGACAAGAAGTGGATTTATCCGTAAAGTGGAAACGGATTCGAATGTTAGATGCAATCGAAGAAAAAACCGGTTTTAAGTTATCCGGCAAAGATGATGCTGAAATACGGGCAATTGGCAAGAAGCTTCATATTGATGTGAATAAATTCCCGAATAAAGGCAAGATTATCGACGAAATATTTGGAGAATGCGTAGAACCGGATCTTGTCGATCCAACGTTTGTGATTGATTTTCCCATAGAAATATCACCCCTTGCCAAAAGGCATAGAGAGAATCCAAAATTGGTTGAAAGATTCGAGCCATATATTTTCGGCCGTGAAATCGGGAATGCATTCTCCGAATTAAACGATCCTATCGATCAGCGTGGCCGTTTTGAAGCGCAACAGTTGTTAAAGGAACAAGGCGACGATGAGGCCCAAGTTCTGGATGAAGACTATATTCGTGCATTGGAATATGGCATGCCGCCTACAACGGGGCTGGGTATCGGCATTGATCGATTGGTCATGATGTTAACGAATTCACCGTCTATTCGTGATGTGATTTTCTTTCCACAAATGCGTCCTGAGGAATAA